A genomic segment from Zonotrichia albicollis isolate bZonAlb1 chromosome 21, bZonAlb1.hap1, whole genome shotgun sequence encodes:
- the SPTAN1 gene encoding spectrin alpha chain, non-erythrocytic 1 isoform X4, with product MLSSFRKVKVQKMDPSGVKVLETAEDIQERRQQVLDRYHRFKELSSLRRQKLEDSYRFQFFQRDADELEKWIQEKLQIASDENYKDPSNLQGKLQKHQAFEAEVQANSGAIIKLDETGNQMINEGHFASETIRTRLQELHRLWELLMEKMREKGVKLLQAQKLVQYLRECEDVLDWINDKEAIVTSEELGQDLEHVEVLQKKFEEFQTDLAAHEERVNEVNQFAGKLIQETHPEEELIKGKQDEVNASWQRLKGLALQRQGKLFGAAEVQRFNRDVDETISWIKEKGQLMASDDFGRDLASVQALLRKHEGLERDLAALEDKVKALCAEADRLQQSHPINASQIQVKREELIANWEQIRTLAAERHARLNDSYRLQRFLADFRDLTSWVTEMKALINADELANDVAGAEALLDRHQEHKGEIDAHEDSFKSADESGQALLSAGHYASDEVKEKLTILSDERSALLELWELRRQQYEQCMDLQLFYRDTEQVDNWMSKQEAFLLNEDLGDSLDSVEALLKKHEDFEKSLSAQEEKITALDEFATKLIQNNHYAMDDVATRRDALLSRRNALHERAMRRRAQLADSFHLQQFFRDSDELKSWVNEKMKTATDEAYKDPSNLQGKVQKHQAFEAELSANQSRIDALEKAGQKLIDVKHYASDEVAARMNEVISLWKKLLEATELKGIKLREANQQQQFNRNVEDIELWLYEVEGHLASDDYGKDLTNVQNLQKKHALLEADVAAHQDRIDGITIQARQFQEAGHFDADNIKKKQEALVARYEALKDPMVARKQKLADSLRLQQLFRDIEDEETWIREKEPIAASTNRGKDLIGVQNLLKKHQALQAEIAGHEPRIKAVTQKGNAMVEEGHFAAEDVKVKLNELNQKWDSLKAKASQRRQDLEDSLQAQQYFADANEAESWMREKEPIVGSTDYGKDEDSAEALLKKHEALMSDLSAYGSSIQALREQAQACRQQVAPTDDETGKELVLALYDYQEKSPREVTMKKGDILTLLNSTNKDWWKVEVNDRQGFVPAAYVKKLDPAQSASRENLLEEQGSIALRQEQIDNQTLITKEVGSVSLRMKQVEELYHSLLELGEKRKGMLEKSCKKFMLFREANELQQWINEKEAALTSEEVGADLEQVEVLQKKFDDFQKDLKANESRLKDINKVAKDLESEGLMADEVQAVQQQEVYGMMPRDETDSKTASPWKSARLMVHTVATFNSIKELNERWRSLQQLAEERSQLLGSAHEVQRFHRDADETKEWIEEKNQALNTDNYGHDLASVQALQRKHEGFERDLAALGDKVNSLGETAQRLIQSHPESAEDLQEKCTELNQAWNSLGKRADQRKEKLGDSHDLQRFLSDFRDLMSWINGIRGLVSSDELAKDVTGAEALLERHQEHRTEIDARAGTFQAFEQFGQQLLAHGHYASPEIKEKLDILDQERTDLEKAWVQRRMMLDQCLELQLFHRDCEQAENWMAAREAFLNTEDKGDSLDSVEALIKKHEDFDKAINVQEEKIAVLQSFADQLIAADHYAKGVIANRRNEVLDRWLRLKAQMIEKRSKLGESQTLQQFSRDVDEIEAWISEKLQTASDESYKDPTNIQLSKLLSKHQKHQAFEAELHANADRIRGVIDMGNSLIERGACAGSEDAVKARLAALADQWQFLVQKSAEKSQKLKEANKQQNFNTGIKDFDFWLSEVEALLASEDYGKDLASVNNLLKKHQLLEADISAHEDRLKDLNSQADSLMTSSAFDTSQVKDKRETINGRFQRIKGMASARRAKLNESHRLHQFFRDMDDEESWIKEKKLLVSSEDYGRDLTGVQNLRKKHKRLEAELAAHEPAIQGVLDTGKKLSDDNTIGKEEIQQRLAQFVDHWKELKQLAAARGQRLEESLEYQQFVANVEEEEAWINEKMTLVASEDYGDTLAAIQGLLKKHEAFETDFTVHKDRVNDVCANGEDLIKKNNHHEANITAKMKGLRGKVSDLEKAAAQRKAKLDENSAFLQFNWKADVVESWIGEKENSLKTDDYGRDLSSVQTLLTKQETFDAGLQAFQQEGIANITALKDQLLAAKHIQSKAIEARHASLMKRWNQLLANSATRKKKLLEAQEHFRKVEDLFLTFAKKASAFNSWFENAEEDLTDPVRCNSLEEIKALREAHDAFRSSLSSAQADFNQLAELDRQIKSFRVASNPYTWFTMEALEETWRNLQKIIKERELELQKEQRRQEENDKLRQEFAQHANAFHQWIQETRTYLLDGSCMVEESGTLESQLEATKRKHQEIRAMRSQLKKIEDLGAAMEEALILDNKYTEHSTVGLAQQWDQLDQLGMRMQHNLEQQIQARNTTGVTEEALKEFSMMFKHFDKDKSGRLNHQEFKSCLRSLGYDLPMVEEGEPDPEFESILDTVDPNRDGHVSLQEYMAFMISRETENVKSSEEIESAFRALSSEGKPYVTKEELYQNLTREQADYCISHMKPYMDGKGRELPAAYDYIEFTRSLFVN from the exons GAAACACATCCTGAAGAGGAGCTGATAAAGGGCAAACAAGATGAAGTAAATGCAAGCTGGCAGCGTCTGAAGGGACTTGCACTTCAGAGGCAGGGAAAACTCTTTGGGGCAGCTGAAGTTCAGCGTTTCAACAG GGATGTGGATGAAACAATCAGCTGGATTAAGGAGAAAGGGCAGTTGATGGCCTCAGATGATTTTGGCAGAGACTTGGCCAGCGTGCAGGCGTTGCTGCGCAAGCACGAAGGCCTGGAAAGAGACCTGGCAGCTCTGGAGGATAAG GTGAAGGCCCTGTGTGCAGAAGCTGACCGTTTGCAGCAGTCTCACCCAATAAATGCTTCCCAAATCCAAGTGAAACGCGAGGAGCTCATCGCCAACTGGGAGCAGATCCGCACGCTGGCCGCGGAGAGGCACGCTCGCCTCAACGACTCCTACAG GCTGCAGCGCTTTCTCGCGGACTTCCGAGACCTCACCAGCTGGGTGACTGAGATGAAGGCTCTGATAAATGCTGATGAACTTGCCAATGATGTGGCTGGGGCAGAAGCCCTTCTAGACAGACATCAGGAACATAAG GGAGAAATTGATGCCCATGAAGACAGCTTCAAATCTGCTGATGAGTCAGGCCAGGCTTTGCTCTCTGCTGGGCACTATGCTTCTGATGAAGTTAAAGAAAAG CTGACCATCCTCTCAGATGAAAGGTCTGccttgctggagctgtgggagctcCGCAGGCAGCAGTATGAGCAGTGCATGGACCTGCAGCTTTTCTACAGAGACACTGAACAAGTTGACAACTGGATGAGCAAGCAAGAA GCTTTTCTGCTGAATGAAGACCTTGGTGATTCTCTGGACAGTGTGGAAGCTCTTCTGAAGAAGCATGAAGACTTTGAGAAATCCCTAAGTGCCCAAGAGGAGAAAATCACA GCATTAGATGAGTTTGCTACTAAGTTGATTCAGAATAACCACTATGCCATGGATGATGTTGCTACACGCAGAGATGCT ctgctgaGCCGCCGAAATGCCCTTCATGAAAGAGCCATGCGCCGCCGCGCTCAGCTGGCGGATTCTTTCCATCTGCAGCAGTTTTTCCGAGATTCTGATGAGCTCAAGAGCTGGGTTAATGAAAAGATGAAAACTGCAACTGATGAGGCCTACAAG GATCCATCCAACTTGCAAGGTAAAGTTCAGAAGCACCAGGCTTTTgaagcagagctgtctgccAACCAGAGCCGGATCGATGCCCTGGAGAAAGCCGGCCAGAAGCTCATTGATGTCAAGCACTACGCGTCCGACGAGGTGGCAGCTCGCATGAATGAAGTCATCAGCTTGTGGAAGAAACTTCTGGAGGCCACTGAGCTCAAAG GTATAAAGCTGCGAGAAGCcaatcagcagcagcagttcaaTCGCAATGTGGAGGACATTGAGCTCTGGCTCTATGAAGTAGAAGGACACCTGGCTTCTGATGATTATGGAAAAGACCTTACTAATGTTCAGAATCTTCAGAAGAAGCATGCACTGCTAGAGGCAGATGTTGCTGCCCATCAG GATCGGATAGATGGCATTACCATCCAGGCACGCCAGTTCCAGGAGGCTGGGCACTTTGATGCTGACAATATCAAGAAGAAACAAGAGGCTTTGGTGGCTCGTTACGAAGCTCTGAAGGACCCCATGGTGGCTCGCAAGCAGAAACTCGCGGATTCTCTTCgcctgcagcagcttttccgTGACATTGAGGATGAGGAGACCTGGATTAGGGAAAAAGAGCCTATTGCAGCTTCAACAAACAGAG GCAAGGACTTAATTGGTGTCCAGAATCTGTTAAAGAAGCACCAGGCTTTGCAGGCAGAAATTGCAGGCCATGAGCCTCGCATTAAAGCAGTCACACAGAAGGGAAATGCTATGGTGGAAGAAG GACACTTTGCAGCTGAGGATGTCAAAGTCAAACTGAACGAGCTGAACCAGAAGTGGGACTCTCTGAAAGCCAAAGCGTCGCAGCGGCGGCAGGACCTGGAGGAttccctgcaggctcagcaGTACTTTGCTGATGCTAATGAGGCCGAATCCTGGATGAGGGAGAAGGAGCCCATTGTAGGCAGTACAGACTATGGGAAAGATGAAGACTCTGCTGAG GCTCTTCTGAAGAAACATGAAGCTTTGATGTCTGATCTCTCCGCTTATGGCAGCAGCATCCAGGCATTGAGGGAGCAGGCCCAGGCATGCAGG caacaAGTTGCTCCCACAGATGATGAAACTGGAAAAGAGCTGGTTCTGGCACTCTATGATTACCAGGAGAAGAGTCCCCGGGAGGTGACAATGAAGAAGGGAGATATCCTCACCTTACTCAACAGCACCAACAAG GACTGGTGGAAGGTGGAAGTCAATGACCGCCAGGGCTTTGTCCCTGCTGCCTATGTGAAGAAACTGGACCCTGCCCAGTCGGCGTCGCGAGAGAACCtcctggaggagcagggcagcatcgcgctgcgccaggagcagATCGACAACCA GACTCTCATTACTAAGGAGGTCGGCAGTGTCTCTCTGCGTATGAAACAGGTCGAAGAACT GTATCACTCTCTCCTGGAACTGGGAGAAAAACGTAAAGGCATGTTGGAAAAAAGCTGCAAGAAGTTCATGCTTTTCCGTGAAGCCAACGAGCTGCAGCAGTGGATCAATGAGAAGGAAGCAGCACTCACCAGTGAGGAAGTGGGTGCTGATCTGGAGCAGGTGGAGGTTCTGCAGAAGAAATTTGATGATTTTCAGAAG GATCTCAAAGCCAATGAGTCACGCCTGAAGGACATAAACAAGGTTGCCAAGGACCTGGAGTCAGAAGGGCTGATGGCAGATGAAGTACAGGCAGTACAGCAACAG GAAGTCTATGGGATGATGCCCAGG GATGAAACCGATTCTAAGACAGCCTCTCCTTGGAAG TCTGCACGTTTGATGGTACACACTGTGGCAACCTTCAACTCAATCAAG GAGCTGAATGAGCGCTGGagatccctgcagcagctggcagaggagaggAGCCAGTTGTTGGGCAGTGCCCACGAGGTCCAGAGGTTCCACAG AGATGCTGATGAAACCAAAGAATGGATAGAGGAGAAGAATCAAGCATTAAATACAGACAACTATGGGCATGACCTGGCCAGTGTTCAGGCTCTGCAGCGCAAACATGAAGGCTTTGAGAGAGACTTGGCAGCTCTGGGAGACAAG GTGAATTCTCTTGGTGAAACTGCCCAGCGCCTAATCCAGTCACATCCAGAATCTGCTGAAGATCTCCAAGAAAAATGCACTGAGCTGAACCAGGCTTGGAATAGTCTGGGGAAGCGAGCTGACCAGCGCAAGGAGAAGCTGGGAGATTCTCATGACCTGCAGCGTTTCCTCAGTGACTTCAG GGACCTCATGTCTTGGATCAATGGCATCCGGGGCCTGGTCTCCTCAGATGAACTCGCAAAGGATGTGACTGGAGCTGAAGCTTTATTGGAAAGGCACCAG GAGCACCGCACGGAAATAGATGCAAGAGCTGGCACTTTCCAGGCATTTGAACAGTTTGGGCAACAGCTTCTTGCCCATGGACACTATGCCAGCCCTGAGATCAAGGAGAAACTGGATATTCTGGACCAAGAACGGACAGACCTGGAGAAGGCCTGGGTCCAGCGCAGAATGATGCTGGACCAGTGCCTGGAACTACAG CTGTTTCATCGGGACTGTGAACAAGCTGAAAACTGGATGGCTGCCCGCGAGGCTTTCCTAAACACAGAGGACAAAGGAGACTCCTTGGACAGTGTGGAGGCACTCATCAAGAAACATGAAGATTTTGATAAAGCAATCAATGTCCAG GAAGAGAAAATTGCTGTCCTGCAGTCCTTTGCTGACCAGCTGATTGCTGCAGATCATTACGCCAAGGGCGTCATCGCCAACAGGCGCAACGAGGTCCTGGACAG GTGGCTTCGTCTGAAAGCCCAAATGATTGAGAAGAGATCGAAGCTGGGAGAGTCTCAGACCCTGCAGCAGTTCAGTCGTGATGTGGATGAAATCGAAGCCTGGATCAGTGAAAAGCTTCAGACTGCAAGTGATGAGTCCTATAAGGATCCCACAAATATCCAG CTTTCCAAACTGCTG AGCAAGCACCAGAAGCACCAGGCCTTTGAGGCCGAGCTCCACGCCAACGCCGACCGCATCCGCGGCGTCATCGACATGGGCAACTCCCTCATCGAGAGGGGCGCGTGCGCCGGCAGCGAGGACGCCGTCAAG GCACgcctggctgccctggctgaTCAGTGGCAGTTCCTGGTACAGAAATCAGCAGAGAAGAGTCAGAAACTAAAAGAAGCTAATAAGCAACAGAATTTCAATACTGGCATCAAGGACTTTGACTTTTGGCTTTCAGAG GTGGAGGCTTTGTTGGCATCTGAAGACTATGGGAAGGACTTGGCATCTGTTAACAACCTTCTGAAAAAACACCAGTTACTGGAAGCTGATATATCTGCTCATGAG GACCGCCTGAAGGACCTGAACAGCCAGGCTGACAGCCTGATGACCAGCAGCGCCTTTGACACGTCCCAGGTGAAGGACAAGCGCGAGACCATCAACGGGCGCTTCCAGCGCATCAAGGGCATGGCCAGCGCCCGCCGCGCCAAGCTCAACGAGAGCCACCGCCTGCACCAGTTCTTCCGTGACATGGACGACGAGGAGTCCTGGATCAA AGAGAAGAAACTGTTGGTCAGCTCAGAGGACTATGGCAGAGACCTGACTGGTGTGCAGAACCTGAGGAAGAAACACAAGCGCTTGGAAGCAGAATTAGCTGCCCACGAACCTGCCATCCAG GGTGTCCTGGACACGGGTAAGAAGCTTTCAGATGACAACACAATTGGAAAGGAGGAGATACAGCAGAGACTGGCTCAGTTTGTGGATCACTGGAAAGAGTTAAAACAGCTGGCAGCTGCTAG GGGCCAGCGTCTGGAGGAGTCTCTGGAGTATCAGCAGTTTGTAGCAAATGTTGAGGAAGAAGAAGCCTGGATCAATGAGAAAATGACACTGGTAGCCAGTGAGGATTATGGGGACACACTTGCTGCTATCCAG GGCTTGCTGAAGAAGCATGAGGCATTTGAGACTGATTTTACTGTCCACAAGGACAGAGTGAATGATGTCTGTGCTAATGGAGAGGATCTCATTAAAAAG AACAATCACCACGAGGCAAACATCACTGCCAAGATGAAGGGGCTCAGAGGCAAGGTGTCAGATCtggagaaagcagcagctcagaggaaAGCCAAATTGGATGAGAACTCAGCCTTCCTCCAGTTCAACTGGAAAGCAGATGTGGTGGAGTCATGGATAG gagagaaggaaaacagtCTGAAGACAGATGATTATGGACGTGACCTCTCTTCAGTGCAAACCTTGCTCACCAAACAG GAAACGTTTGATGCTGGACTTCAGGCTTTCCAGCAGGAGGGAATTGCAAACATCACTGCTCTGAAAGATCAGCTGCTCGCAGCCAAGCACATCCAGTCCAAGGCCATCGAGGCCCGGCACGCTTCCTTGATGAAACGCTGGAATCAGCTACTGGCCAATTCTGCTACCAGGAAAAAGAAACTCTTGGAGGCTCAGGAGCACTTCAGAAAG gTTGAGGATCTCTTCCTGACCTTTGCAAAGAAGGCCTCTGCCTTCAACAGTTGGTTTGAGAATGCTGAGGAGGATCTGACAGATCCTGTGCGCTGCAACTCCCTGGAGGAAATCAAAGCCCTGAGAGAAGCTCACGACGCTTTCCGTTCCTCCCTCAGTTCTGCCCAAGCTGATTTCaaccagctggcagagctggatcGCCAGATCAAGAGCTTCCGTGTGGCCTCCAACCCCTACACTTGGTTCACTATGGAGGCTCTTGAAGAAACCTGGAGGAATCTGCAGAAAATTATCAAG GAACGTGAACTGGAGCTGCAGAAGGAACAGCGAAGGCAGGAAGAGAATGACAAACTGCGGCAGGAATTTGCTCAGcatgccaatgccttccatcaGTGGATTCAGGAGACCAG GACTTACCTGCTAGATGG GTCATGTATGGTGGAAGAATCGGGAACGCTGGAGTCACAGCTGGAAGCTACTAAA CGCAAGCACCAAGAGATCCGAGCTATGAGGAGCCAGCTAAAGAAAATTGAGGACCTTGGAGCAGCCATGGAAGAAGCACTTATCCTGGACAACAAATACACAGAACACAGCactgtggggctggcacagcagtgggACCAGCTGGACCAGCTGGGGATGAGGATGCAACACAacctggagcagcagatccAGGCCCG GAACACCACTGGAGTCACCGAGGAGGCCCTGAAGGAGTTCAGCATGATGTTCAA GCACTTTGACAAGGACAAATCTGGACGACTCAACCACCAGGAGTTTAAGTCTTGCTTGCGCTCTCTCGGCTACGATCTGCCCATGGTTGAGGAAGGAGAGCCAGACCCTGAGTTTGAGTCTATTCTTGACACTGTAGATCCCAACAG GGATGGACACGTCTCGCTGCAGGAGTACATGGCCTTCATGATCAGccgggaaacggagaacgtgaAATCCAGCGAGGAGATCGAGAGCGCTTTCCGCGCCCTCAGCTCCGAGGGGAAGCCCTACGTGACCAAGGAGGAGCTCTACCAG AACCTGACCCGGGAACAGGCCGATTATTGCATCTCCCACATGAAACCCTACATGGATGGCAAGGGCAGGGAACTGCCTGCTGCCTACGACTACATAGAATTTACACGTTCACTCTTTGTGAATTGA